Proteins encoded together in one Mycolicibacter minnesotensis window:
- a CDS encoding CoA transferase, translating into MQANAADAPSPLAGVRVIEIASFVAVPLAGMTLAQLGCDVVRIDPIGGAADYRRWPVTEDGTSIYWAGLNKGKRSVVADLRSPEGQRVVQRLIADSGVLITNMAGRQWLSHDTLASERPDLIHLEVVGRSDGSTAVDYTVNASVGFPLVTGPADYAAPINHVLPAWDIACGLHAALAVSAALHRRAQTGEGCRIRLALQDVALGTASTLGFLTEAMVNGVRRERIGNAIYGQYGQSFTSTDGTSFMVVTLTDRHFRDLAELTGSTKVLAALAQARDIDFNDEGQRYRHRDLLTGLFSGWFTARSAEQIEAALATTSLLWDRYRSFAEVAADEGLRDNPMFTELDQPRVGEYLAAGLPSSIDGIHPPAAVAPALGADTVQVLADRLGLSAEDINRLRHQGAVATE; encoded by the coding sequence ATGCAGGCGAATGCTGCGGACGCGCCGAGTCCGCTGGCGGGGGTTCGCGTCATCGAGATCGCCAGTTTCGTCGCCGTACCACTCGCCGGGATGACCCTGGCGCAACTGGGCTGCGATGTGGTGCGCATTGACCCGATCGGCGGTGCTGCCGACTACCGGCGCTGGCCGGTCACCGAGGACGGCACATCCATCTACTGGGCGGGACTGAACAAGGGTAAGCGCTCCGTGGTGGCCGATCTGCGGTCTCCCGAGGGCCAGCGAGTAGTCCAGCGGTTGATCGCCGACAGTGGCGTACTGATCACCAATATGGCTGGCAGGCAGTGGCTTTCCCATGACACCCTCGCGTCGGAGCGTCCTGATCTGATCCATCTCGAAGTAGTCGGTCGATCGGACGGATCCACTGCGGTGGACTACACGGTCAACGCGAGTGTCGGCTTTCCTTTAGTGACTGGCCCAGCCGACTACGCCGCGCCGATCAACCACGTGCTCCCGGCGTGGGACATCGCCTGCGGACTGCACGCCGCGCTCGCGGTGTCGGCCGCGCTGCACCGGCGGGCGCAGACAGGGGAGGGCTGCCGGATCCGCCTGGCGCTGCAGGACGTCGCGTTGGGGACCGCCAGCACGTTGGGTTTCCTCACCGAGGCCATGGTCAACGGTGTCCGCCGGGAACGTATCGGCAACGCGATCTACGGCCAGTACGGGCAGAGCTTCACCAGCACAGACGGTACGTCATTCATGGTGGTGACCCTGACCGACCGACACTTTCGCGATCTGGCCGAGTTGACCGGATCGACGAAAGTCCTTGCCGCGCTTGCGCAAGCGCGCGACATCGACTTCAACGACGAAGGGCAGCGCTACCGCCACCGCGACCTGCTCACCGGACTGTTCAGCGGCTGGTTCACCGCCCGTTCGGCAGAGCAGATCGAGGCCGCACTGGCAACGACATCGCTGCTGTGGGACCGCTACCGCAGCTTTGCCGAAGTCGCGGCGGACGAAGGCCTGCGCGACAACCCCATGTTCACCGAACTGGATCAGCCTCGGGTGGGGGAGTACTTGGCTGCCGGGCTCCCGTCGTCCATCGACGGTATCCACCCACCTGCGGCCGTGGCACCAGCGCTGGGCGCCGACACCGTGCAGGTGCTGGCCGACCGCCTCGGACTGAGCGCCGAAGACATCAACCGGCTGCGCCATCAGGGCGCGGTCGCCACGGAATAG